One region of Culex pipiens pallens isolate TS chromosome 2, TS_CPP_V2, whole genome shotgun sequence genomic DNA includes:
- the LOC120420278 gene encoding ionotropic receptor 21a → MKSVLLISAFCFVWMELLLAWQQQSSDPYRQALINYRSDAPKNKFYELSSEQYVPGTFDADSGVREKRLSDPTFRGNPKTREQIWARNFAHILVNDRQSKSLVDLLIRVVTKYLHACIPIILFDSYVEQTEGLMMESLFSQFPLTYTCGKIGPNYTLENPEIIANTASKCRSYIIFLSDALMTRHIIGPQLTDYVVVIPRSSQWKLQDFLSSKESRDILNLLVIGESYSAGKSANEEVPYVLYTHDLYIDGLGSNRPIVLTTWMNGKFSRTNVDLFPKKIRKGFSGHRFTVAVAHQPPFVFKQLSTDAVGNIAIRWDGIEIRVLKTMGNYLNFTIDYKEPSKGYLGPGDAITDEVERRQADIGVAGAYVTIERNVNTEMLVQHSSDCSAFITLMSSSLPRYRAILGPFQWPVWLALTLIYLLAIFPLAFSDKLSLRHLIGNWSEIENMFWYVFGTFTNSLTFTGENSWSNTKKTSTRLLIGIYWMFTIIITSCYTGSIIAFVTMPVLPDTVDTVAELRRGFYRVGTLDRGGWERWFLNSSDASTSKLLKKLEFVSSLEEGIKNVTDAWLISYAFIGSKAELNYLVQSNYSDESHNKRYELHVSKECFSLFGVSFVLPQKSVYRDKFNNGILYMQEAGIIGKLSKDVSWDLQRTSDGRFRQASVGKTLRSPTAGAEKGLTLGDTEGMFLLMGIGYLLGLAVLISEWIGGCTNKCKELIEARKDRFRRSSTSSIPASSASSANQNSPRRRPTGKEYNLMYNGDSSSQALTPRAGFDDDSGSDISEGTRTRRTLSESLQDVGQNTLQELFDGPNRRHSTIVYIDGKMMSEEEAQRYAATKKSNRSHSSLGSVVEHEVTRLFKFLDDRKGSHEEHRPKHSRYHSRSIEVAAEVNRTVDNAEKQVVEKSFGEELLH, encoded by the exons ATGAAGAGTGTTCTGCTGATTAGTGCTTTTTGCTTTGTGTGGATGGAACTTTTGCTAGCCTGGCAGCAGCAATCCTCGGACCCGTATAGACAGGCCCTGATCAATTACCGGTCGGATGCGCCGAAGAATAAGTTCTACGAGTTATCAAGCGAGCAGTACGTTCCGGGTACTTTTGACGCGGATTCGGGAGTTCGAGAGAAGCGTTTAAGTGATCCTACCTTTCGAGGTAATCCGAAGACTCGTGAACAGATTTGGGCTAGGAATTTTGCTCACATTTTGGTGAACGATAGGCAGTCAAAGTCGTTGGTGGATTTGTTGATCCGAGTTGTGACAAAGTATCTGCACGCATGTATTCCGATCATTCTGTTCGATTCGTATGTTGAGCAGACGGAAGGCTTAATGATGGAGTCACTATTTAGTCAATTTCCGTTGACTTATACTTGTGGAAAAATCGGGCCGAACTACACGCTGGAAAATCCGGAGATTATCGCCAACACTGCTTCCAAGTGCCGCAGCTATATAATTTTCTTGTCCGATGCACTGATGACCCGCCATATAATTGGACCTCAGCTGACCGACTATGTTGTCGTTATACCGCGTTCAAGTCAGTGGAAGTTACAGGACTTTCTTTCGTCGAAGGAATCCAGAGATATTCTGAACCTGCTGGTCATTGGCGAATCGTACTCGGCGGGAAAGTCAGCTAACGAGGAAGTTCCGTACGTGCTGTACACACACGATCTGTACATAGATGGATTGGGTTCGAACCGCCCAATTGTGTTGACGACCTGGATGAACGGGAAATTTTCCCGTACAAACGTGGATCtgtttccgaaaaagatcaggaAGGGTTTCTCGGGACATCGCTTCACCGTTGCGGTAGCTCACCAACCTCCATTTGTGTTTAAACAACTGTCAACAGATGCGGTCGGCAACATTGCCATTCGGTGGGATGGGATAGAAATTCGAGTGCTGAAAACGATGGGGAATTATCTCAACTTTACGATCGACTATAAGGAGCCGTCCAAAGGCTATCTTGG TCCAGGAGACGCTATAACGGATGAAGTTGAACGACGTCAAGCGGATATTGGAGTTGCTGGAGCATACGTGACCATCGAGCGAAACGTCAATACTGAAATGTTGGTGCAACACTCTTCGGACTGTTCCGCCTTTATCACGTTGATGTCATCGTCTCTTCCTAG GTATCGCGCCATCTTGGGACCGTTCCAGTGGCCAGTATGGTTGGCCTTGACGTTGATCtatttgctggccatatttCCGCTGGCTTTTTCCGACAAGCTCAGCTTGCGGCACCTGATCGGAAACTGGAGCGAGATCGAGAACATGTTTTGGTACGTGTTTGGTACATTCACAAACAGTTTAACCTTTACCGGTGAGAACTCGTGGAGCAACACGAAGAAGACCTCGACGCGGTTGTTGATTG GTATTTACTGGATGTTTACCATCATCATCACATCGTGTTACACTGGATCAATCATCGCCTTTGTAACTATGCCGGTGCTTCCGGATACGGTGGACACGGTCGCTGAGCTACGCAGAGGATTTTACCGCGTTGGAACACTGGATCGTGGCGGCTGGGAGCGATGGTTTTTGAATTCGAGTGATGCATCTACTTCCAAACTTTTAAAGAAGCTTGAATTTGTGTCCAGCTTGGAGGAGGGCATAAAGAACGTTACGGACGCTTGGTTGATTTCGTATGCATTCATCGGTTCCAAGGCTGAGCTAAACTATCTGGTCCAGTCCAACTACTCAGATGA ATCACACAACAAACGCTACGAGCTGCACGTTAGTAAGGAGTGCTTTTCGCTGTTTGGTGTATCGTTTGTCCTGCCTCAAAAATCGGTTTATCGGGACAAATTCAACAATGGGATACTGTACATGCAGGAAGCAGGTATAATAGGTAAATTAAGCAAGGACGTATCTTGGGATTTGCAGCGAACGAGTGACGGCCGATTCCGGCAGGCTTCGGTTGGCAAAACGTTGCGTTCACCAACGGCAGGAGCCGAGAAGGGTCTCACACTGGGCGACACGGAGGGTATGTTTCTGTTGATGGGCATTGGGTATCTCTTAGGTCTGGCTGTACTGATCTCCGAGTGGATCGGCGGGTGTACCAACAAGTGCAAAGAGTTGATCGAAGCTCGTAAGGATCGTTTCCGGCGCTCGTCGACCTCCTCGATTCCCGCATCCAGTGCATCCTCGGCGAACCAAAACTCACCCAGAAGACGACCGACGGGAAAGGAGTACAACCTCATGTACAACGGCGACAGCAGCTCGCAAGCGTTGACTCCCCGGGCTGGCTTCGACGACGACAGTGGATCGGATATTAGCGAGGGAACGCGCACCAGAAGAACCCTTTCGGAGAGCCTTCAGGACGTGGGCCAGAATACGCTTCAAGAACTGTTCGATGGTCCAAACCGCAGGCATTCGACGATTGTTTACATCGATGGGAAGATGATGTCGGAGGAAGAAGCGCAGCGATATGCGGCCACCAAGAAGTCCAATCGCTCGCACTCCAGTCTGGGATCGGTTGTGGAGCACGAGGTGACTCGGCTGTTCAAGTTCCTGGACGATCGGAAGGGAAGCCACGAGGAGCATCGACCCAAGCATTCACGCTATCATTCTCGCTCGATTGAGGTTGCAGCAGAAGTTAACAGGACGGTGGATAACGCGGAGAAGCAGGTCGTAGAGAAGTCATTTGGAGAGGAACTGTTGCATTGA
- the LOC120420289 gene encoding zinc metalloproteinase nas-14-like: MGLGYYYQGDILLKPKTSKVGLSDSAARWPNGIVPYKYEGSFSFLEKSVINAAILQYSIRTCVRFVPYKDQPFYITITKNDTGCYSYVGFHGDNQYHQVNLQSPYCLDRIGTPVHEFLHVLGAFHEFTRPDRDDWISINKSALREEFQSEEFFNANFALLPAEYVSTYNISYNYQSVMHYSKYAGAASPNYPVMINKKPFFGDFGNDAGMSQTDVDMVNIMYCGKKAKVAEIDGNSVE, translated from the exons ATGGGATTGGGCTATTACTACCAGGGTGATATTCTTCTTAAACCTAAAACGAGCAAGGTTGGCCTTTCTGATTCAGCGGCTCGATGGCCTAATGGGATTGTGCCGTATAAATACGAGGGCAGTTTTT catttctggaaaagtcggtaATTAACGCTGCAATCCTCCAGTACTCGATTAGAACTTGTGTTCGATTTGTTCCTTACAAGGATCAGCCGTTCTACATCACCATTACTAAGAACGATACCGGATGTTACTCGTATGTAGGATTCCACGGCGATAATCAGTACCATCAGGTGAATCTTCAAAGCCCTTACTGTTTGGACCGCATTGGAACACCGGTGCACGAATTTCTGCACGTGCTTGGAGCTTTTCACGAGTTTACCCGACCGGATCGTGACGACTGGATCTCGATCAACAAAAGTGCTTTGAGGGAAGAATTTCAGTCGGAAGAATTTTTTAATGCCAATTTCGCTCTATTGCCTGCCGAATACGTTTCAACGTACAACATAAGCTACAACTATCAATCGGTGATGCATTACTCGAAATATGCTGGAGCGGCCAGTCCCAACTATCCGGTGATGATCAACAAGAAGCCATTTTTTGGAGATTTTGGAAACGACGCTGGAATGTCCCAAACTGATGTGGATATGGTCAACATTATGTATTGTGGAAAGAAGGCAAAGGTGGCTGAAATTGATGGAAATTCTGTTGAATGA